CGCCGTGGCTGCCCGATTCCCCCGGGTAGCAACGTGGGCGGGAAGGCCGGCCGAGCCGGTATACCACTGGTACACCGGCGGTGTACGATCGCGGTATGGCTGATGCGACGATCAAGGTTTCCCCTGATACGCGTGACCGGCTGGCCGCCCTCGCGGCAGCCCGCGGCACCACGATCGGCGCCCAGGTGGCTCTGCTGGTGGAGCAGCAGCCCACCGCGGAGCAGATCGCCGAGCGCGTTGCCGAGGGCCGTCGGCTTCTGAGGGAGCACTTCGGGATGACCCTCACCGATACGGAGCTGGACGAGGGCCCGGACCTGCTGCAGCGGGTCTACGGCATCGCCGCGGAGGACGCGCGCGCCAAGGTCGCCCCTAGGCGCAGCGCGTGATCATTCTGGATTCCAGCGCCCTGGCCGCGCTGGCCGCCGGTCACCCGCGTCTGCACCGGATCGTGGATGCTGCTCTACACAGCCCGTTCCAGCACCTGCTGGTGCCGGTGCTGTGTCTGGTCGAGGCAGAGATCAAGGACGAGGGTGCGGCGCACGCGGTCCTGGCGCTGCCCTCTTTGGAGTTCGAGCCGCTGGACGCGAGTACCGCCGTGGTGGTGGCGACGATGGTCCGCGACGGGTATGGGGGCCAGGACGTGGCGCACGCGATCGCCACGAGTCTGCCTACCCCAGTGCGTCCGCAGCAGCACCTGATCCTGACGGCTCGTGCGGAGTTCTATCCACCCGGGATCGTCACCGTCGACATCGACGACCCCCGCCTG
The sequence above is drawn from the Streptomyces kaniharaensis genome and encodes:
- a CDS encoding PIN domain-containing protein; this encodes MIILDSSALAALAAGHPRLHRIVDAALHSPFQHLLVPVLCLVEAEIKDEGAAHAVLALPSLEFEPLDASTAVVVATMVRDGYGGQDVAHAIATSLPTPVRPQQHLILTARAEFYPPGIVTVDIDDPRLEP